CGGCACAAGTTCCGTGCATCGTTGGGATCGACGAAAATTGTACGCCGAGGCTCGCGTGTTCTTATCATCTTTACCGGTGGGCCGGAAAATGTAACGCTGCTCGATATGATACGCTTCGGGTTGGAGCAGGACTCGTTTAAGCAGCTGCGAATAGTGCCCGTGCTGCTTTACGTGGATGATGAATTCGTGAACCGGGCAGATGAGTTCCGAATGCAACGTTTAGCGAAGCGGATAAATGTTCTTAAACAGTTTAGCAACTTTCCATCGTACTACACCGTATGCGGCTCTTCGAAGTATGTGAAAGTAACCTTCGAAGAAGAATTTTCGCCTACCGGATTTGAGGAGGATGAAAAGCGACTAATCCATGTACTGGAAGCCGTCCGATCGGTATCATCTAAACAGGACCTCCTGGAGCAGGTGCACAAACAAACGTATCGAAGCATTGCGAAAGCACTCAACTGCAACTACGTCTTCCTTTCGGACATTGGGATCGATCTGGCAAAAACTCTTCTGTCCAACGTAGCACTGGGTCGCGGTTGTTCCCTAGCACAGGATGTAGCGTTCTGCGATGATCGTGACGATGCAGTGAAGCTTATACGACCCATACGTGATCTGAATCCGGATGAGATTAGCAATTACCTGCAGTACAGCGAAGCACAGCTACTCCACTTGCCACTCGCGAAACACTTCGACGATAAGCCAAGCTTACAAAATTTGACGGCCAAATTCATCGACAACCTGCAGCAAAGCTTCCCTTCCACGGTGTCGACCGTTTTTCGTACGGGCGATAAACTTGATGCACCGAAAGTGGTGCAAAAGACGGCACCATCCAGTTCTTCCGTTGATGGAACGGATTTTCTTGCACTGTTCGATAAGAAACTCACGCTAAAGGAGCAGCCTACGGCGGCAGAATGCTGTCGATTTTGTGGCGCTGCTTTGGATTATCGAGGATCAAAAACGCTGTTTGCCACCGAATATTCGAGGCTCGTTTCGTCCCGAATTAATGCCGCCTGTAGTCATGAGGACATTTTGCAGAAATCGAAGCAAATGGAGCAGGACGCGGAGCGAGCGGTGAATGGAGAAGACGATGATGAGCGTCGGGAACTATTGAAGCGTCTTTGTCACGGGTGTAGAAACATATTTGAAGATATAAATGAGTAGCAGGGAAGGGAAATGGAACAagctgttttaaataaaacaattcattGTTGGAACACTTGCAACGGGACATTGTTTTTGTAATACAAGGAGCAGTCTTAGAAGTCAGTAGACAATCGTAGCATAAAAAAGTGACAAAGTAGTAGCATAAAATGTGAATTATTCTCTAAACATCTGGAGCATAggaattcaaaaataaaagtaaacaagCAGAATATATTCGAAACCAATACTGCTGTCAAACGAATTCGCTACATTTTCGCCCGACAGTGGGAACAGTGGGAGCCATGgaataaattgtatttttaatcataaattaatgaaacatcttaaagaaaacaaaacgctttTATGTTAAAATCATGCTCGAACAATTCCATACAAATTTGCGATACTtgttgcatttaaaacagattttatttcttttcattattttcGCCAGAGCAATGACAGCATTTCTATTTTGGAAAGTGTGCGGAAACTTTTGCACCGCACTGTGCACTGCCTCTGTCAACACGGTGTCAAAGTGTTAGTGAGCAGAAACGGAGAAGGTCGTGCAAATCACACCGTGAACTTTATTATCCCGAATTTGCCTCGCTATCAGCAAGAAACCTTCACAAAACACGATAAAAATGTAAGTAAAGGGACTGGCTTTAAGAAAAAAGTGGAAGTTTGTGGGGGAAAACGTTTTTCCGGTCGTAAATTGCGATTGAAAATTTCATCATCAGCTAGCGCTCCGAAAGGGCCCATTTCAAGATGGCGGCCATAGAAAATTGAATAGAAATGTTTCTCCTTCCATTACCTGGCCTAGTTTTCTGGCTATGGTTGCTATGCAGCACTGCATTAGGGCCGCTGCTGGAGCTTGTTACGAAacgaaatgaatattttatataaCAAGCAGGATTTATGAAGGTAGAATTGCTCATCGTGTATGAAGAATAATACAGCAGTGTGGGGGCTCATTTATGCAGACAATTATTGATTTTCTACGGGTCATGGGTATTGCAGCGTCTTCTCCCGtgcgtccccccccccccccttcccctccTCCGAGTGCTTAGgatgattgatttttcattaATGAGTCGGCGCAGTGCGGCTGCAGTggcatttttaaaaacatttttttatttgtttcttccACAGGTACGGAAATCGGCCACAGCTTGGTAACGGTGGTTTTAACCGCGGTGGAATGCAGGGTGGTCGCCCGGGTGGCCCGATGGGTGGTGGATTCCGTCGTGAAGGTGGAGCTGGAGGCTACGGGGGCGGTAACGGAGGCTCGTTCGACCGTCAGTCCAACAATGGCAAGAATCTCCGGAACGTCAAGTGGGAACCGGAGGATCTGACGCCATTCGAGAAGAATTTTTATCAACCATCCGCCGGACTGCTGAACCTGACCGTGACGGACATTGAAGGCTATCTGAACAAGCATCAGATTACGCTGAAGGGTCGTGACGTGCCGCGTCCGAGCATGGAGTTCGAGGACGGTGGTCTGCCGGTGTACATTATGGAGgagctgaagcgtcaaggctTCAGCAAGCCAACGGCCATACAGGCCCAGGGCATGCCGATCGCGCTGAGCGGTCGCGACATGGTGGGTATTGCACAGACCGGATCCGGCAAGACGCTCGCTTACGTGGTACCGTCGCTGGTGCACATCCAGCACCAGGCCAGCATTCGGCGGGGCGATGGCCCGATTGCGCTGATTCTGGCCCCGACCCGTGAGCTGGCCCAACAGATTCAGCAGGTAGCGACGGACTTTGGTTCGCGCGTTAGTGCGAACAATACGTGCGTGTTCGGTGGCGCTCCCAAGGGACCGCAGATCCGTGATCTCGAGCGGGGTGCCGAAATAGTGATCGCTACCCCCGGTCGGTTGATCGATTTTCTCGAGCGCGGCATAACAAATTTGCGCCGCTGCACCTACCTGGTGCTGGACGAAGCCGACCGTATGCTGGACATGGGCTTCGAGCCACAGATACGCAAAATTATGGGCCAGATTCGTCCCGACCGGCAGGTGCTGATGTGGTCGGCTACCTGGCCGAAGGAGGTGCGCAATCTGGCGGAAGAATTTTTGGCCGACTACATCCAGATCAATATTGGATCGCTGAATCTGTCCGCGAACCACAACATCCTGCAgattgtggatgtgtgtgaaGATTACGAGAAGGATCAGAAGCTGATGAAGCTGCTGACGGAGATATCGGCCGAACCGGACACGAAGACCATCATCTTCGTGGAGACGAAGCGCCGTGTCGATGATATTACGCGCATCGTGAACCGCAATGGATGGCGCGCTGTGGCTATCCATGGCGATAAGTCGCAGCAGGAGCGTGACTACGTGCTCAGCACATTCCGTAACGGGCGCCAGGGCATACTGGTGGCCACGGATGTAGCTGCTCGCGGTTTGGGTAAGTGTTTACGTTCCGCCAGTTGCTGGCATTCTCTATCTAGCAAAACAGTACATTCATATCCTCCATGAAgtataccaaaaaaaaaaaaaaaacaacatgaGTTTTTAGACTAAAAAACAATCTTAACCTACGAACGGTAAACGTAGAGACTGACTTCTCGGTTCGCAAACCTCCTGACCGCTCATCCCACCCTCACCCAGTACTTGTGGAAAATGATAATTTGGTCTAGCATATttagcaaaacgaaacaaaatctGATTAACAAATTTCGTCCCAAGGACAACAACGCCAATATCGCGTACTGTGGGGTTGCAGAGATGTCTGTCTGCATGTTTACCATTAGATTAccatcaaacagaaaaaaaagaagaaaaaccatgTTAATCCTGCTAGCAAGCGTACCAGTCTCTTGTAATATTCCACACACGCCTCACACGATTCATGTTCCGGACTTGTTCTTTCAATTCATTGTTGGGATAGTTATTCTGTGCGTTCATGCGCTCCTTGGAGGCAATGAACTTTCTCTAGCAATCTTACATCATCTGCAAGACAAAACCCGAGAAAAACCCCCTTTAACATTGACCAAACTTCCTATctaaaccgaccgaccgacttcATAGAGACATACAgaccaacaaccaaaaaccTCCAACCAAATCGATGAAACGCCACGCGCCACACATTACTGCTGATTTGTTGATGGCGGCGTTCGTTGGTTGAACGAAAAAGCGAATGCAAAACTTTGTCAGTCATTTGATTACTGGCCGAGATCTTGATTTATCAAGCGGTATAGAATGAACATAAGCATAAGAgacaccgagagagagagagagtgcgagtaACAAGAGTGTGCCAATGGGTTAGATAATAATGTGTGGAGCCAAAACAGACATATGTATACCGTgtagcaaaaagaaacaaaaacattgcaTCGAAGCAAAATCGGTTGCAATGATTACACCCCAAGTTTTACTAGCTTTTCCACCTTAGCTGTTGAGCCCGATCGAGCGATCAAGCGGCAAGACACAACACCTGCTTAAAGGGATATTCTTCTGTATTTGTTTGGAGCTACTGTGTGGTTTCTATTGCGCTGTGTCTATATAAATAGAGACCCCGTGCTGGAGAGCCGCGAAAGCACGCGAGAACGGGAGAAAAGTGCAAGTGCAATAATGTTAAATTGTTGACGGGTTTTATGTATTTCCTGTATTCACAAccacgataaaaaaaaaataacgttAACAAATTTACAGCAAAATGAGAAGCCGCGAGTACACACGCGGCTTTCGGAGGAGCTTATGAGTAGCAGCTTTCTTTCGCAGCCTGCAGGTAAGTATGCAGGGGAAGCAGCTCGTTATGCTGTTGCTTACTTATTTCTTTCAGCGCATCCACACGAAGAGCAACGACGAACGGGGGAAAACTGtacgggcgtgtgtgtgtgttgggtaaatttaaacaaatcttTTTCTCCAAACATATCGTGAATATcaggaaaaatataaaattacaCTAGCTATAAATTGCATGATGGGCTCGGATCGTTGGTTAGCATCCATCTGCGTCGTAACCGCCACGCGATTGCGCCCATTTTCCTGTCACAACGGGCGGGCGGGCCGGGCGATATTCGGGTTTTGTGTGGGTATGGCATGAAGGATGCGCTAACCACCTTTCCCCTCCATGTATGATTATGGTGAATAACGTTTCTCTTACTCGCAGCTGCTGAAACACGCACAGAAAACAAATATGGAGGCAGTTGAACAAGGCAGTGTGCTTTGCTTGGCGCTACTTCAAACCATTTATTAGGCAATTAAGGAGTGTTTTGCAGGTGTTTCTGTTCCGCACACGCAAGCAAACGTCCGCGCATTGCTTTCTCAAGCATGTGGACAATTGTTTAGTGTGCTGGAAAGCAcgatgcaatttaaaaaaaaaaggaaaaggggGTCGGGTTGAGTAAATTCAGTACGAAAGTAGTATTTAGGGCATTTAGCTTGATACGGTGTGGTTTGCTTTTCATAATTCGATTTTCTTTCGCTAGAGATCAGAGGTGATTCTGGTTCACTATTTTGGATGTCGCGCATAAATGTAGTGTAAAATCTTGCCTGAAAAACCTATGCAACGCCACGGAATCAAGCTAAATCCCTAGTGTATTTAAGTATAATCTGAACGGGGCGCTATCACGTTCTGTCGGAAAAGCTTCCagattggaaaagaaaaccctctGGTTTAAAGTCTTGGCGCTCCTGCTCATATAGTATAAGAaagatgtttgtttttggttccTTCATTGTTAAGTTTCATCGTTTTCTTGCATATACCCTGTGTCGTCGTCACCGTTTGTGTCACTATACAGCCGAACCGTGTAGTGCGATGTTGATGGGGTTACCAGGGAAAGAGATGTGACTCTCCATTATAAGAAACTAACCTAAACACCACTACTCTGCCAGCTAACGTTTCGTTTTAGtgacgaaacacacacacgcacacttatGGTCGTTTCTCTGCAATTGCTGGTAATGTTTCTCTTCACCCACGCATAAGGACTTGAattcaccaccgccaccacctaTCTTATCGCAGAGCAAAGTTTTGCTCGCTCTGTTGTACCTCTGTGCGAATATGTCCCGAAGGGGCATACCCATATGCAAATCGAGGATGATTTTGTAttagttttgtgtgtgattttttgtgttttgtttgaagctTTCATTATCTACACATAGATGGGACAGCTGGAAACATCGGCTCTccgttttctattttattttcccttcatTCTTACAAACAGGCATTCTGCAGCAGCAATTCTCGTCTCCTTGCTATATGTGAACGTAAAGCAAGTCGGAGGTTGCAAACTCTGCACACGCTCGAATCGAAATGTTTATTACAGTACTTTATCCATTTCTCTTTGAATTTTGTGTGTTCTGTTTCGGTAAGGTGATAATCCTGTTCAACACACAATctcctttatttttcacttcgTACAACATATTCATTCATATTCAATCTCGTGGAATAACCACGGGTTGTTCGGGTTATGTTTGCGCTTTCAACAAAAAAGGTGTGTGTGAATTGATCGTTGCTTTACGGGCGTGTGCTAGTTAGGATGGCGCGTTCGCACAGAAGAGCGATAAAGTTCCTTACGAGTGAGTGAAacgttttataaaaaaacatcccccccgttccacaaaaaaaaacccagataTAAGAATCTGGAAAGAAACTTATGCCAAATTGTGTAATGTGGTGATCTCTCCCGGCCATTGGTTTGACTGTACAAAGGATGAAATCGGTTTTTTGTATTTACCTGATGTAAAAGACTATAAAAAGCGAAATAATGTTAAGCATGACACTGTACGGAAGGAAGAAGTCTTTCAAATTGGTTTAAAAAGCTTTCGAGTTAGATTTTTGCTGTACCAGCAGTAGAACATTGTAGCAAACCGGTAATTTACTAATATAGGACACACCCACCCCCGGTTGTCTTCTTCCTGGGCACACCCGCGAAAACGGGGATGTGCAAAACTGTGTTGCAATGGATGATTTGTGAGATTTGGTTAAAGAATTGAAGAATAATGTTATCCCACGCTGCGTTAACGTTCACTTTCGGTTCGAACTTCCGGTTGTTCTCGTTGTTGCACACTATATATATTAAATCGGCCATTCGGAACAAAATGTCTACATATTTTGTGTGTCCCACGGTACAGATTGCCGTGTGGCTagagttaaattaaatttctgtttgtttccccCACAACAACACCCGGGTACGGATTCACACCCCGTACACGATATCTCTATCCTATCATGTTGCTTTTCTATTTCTGACTCTACATAATATTTCCTATGTATTCCTGTCCGATGGCAAACACAACAACTTCCATTTCTTTTATGTTGGAACCACCAACAGCCGTCTCTTACTTTCCCCAACAAACCCTTTCTTGCTacgatttgtgtgtgtaccaccaccatcaccactcTCGATCGATCCGGAAAGGGTCATGCCAATCATgctctccccttttttttccaattctacCGTCtgtgttgtatgtgtgtaccgAATATTGCATTGCTCTAATTACAATAAGCGAATAACACAAGCCCCTTCCCCTCGTGTGTCACATGCCTCCAGATGTGGAAGACGTAAAGTTCGTTATCAATTACGACTATCCGTCGAACTCTGAAGATTACGTGCATCGGATTGGTCGAACGGGACGCTCGAACAATACCGGCACCGCCTACACCCTGTTCACCAACTCGAATGCCAACAAAGCGAACGACCTGA
This DNA window, taken from Anopheles stephensi strain Indian unplaced genomic scaffold, UCI_ANSTEP_V1.0 ucontig377, whole genome shotgun sequence, encodes the following:
- the LOC118516696 gene encoding cytoplasmic tRNA 2-thiolation protein 2-like, with amino-acid sequence MCSIAEDDFGDDGAAHGMKEDTPQPELAANELCRKCNTELAVLKLNLKEPQCRSCFLNYVRHKFRASLGSTKIVRRGSRVLIIFTGGPENVTLLDMIRFGLEQDSFKQLRIVPVLLYVDDEFVNRADEFRMQRLAKRINVLKQFSNFPSYYTVCGSSKYVKVTFEEEFSPTGFEEDEKRLIHVLEAVRSVSSKQDLLEQVHKQTYRSIAKALNCNYVFLSDIGIDLAKTLLSNVALGRGCSLAQDVAFCDDRDDAVKLIRPIRDLNPDEISNYLQYSEAQLLHLPLAKHFDDKPSLQNLTAKFIDNLQQSFPSTVSTVFRTGDKLDAPKVVQKTAPSSSSVDGTDFLALFDKKLTLKEQPTAAECCRFCGAALDYRGSKTLFATEYSRLVSSRINAACSHEDILQKSKQMEQDAERAVNGEDDDERRELLKRLCHGCRNIFEDINE
- the LOC118516694 gene encoding ATP-dependent RNA helicase dbp2-like; this encodes MYGNRPQLGNGGFNRGGMQGGRPGGPMGGGFRREGGAGGYGGGNGGSFDRQSNNGKNLRNVKWEPEDLTPFEKNFYQPSAGLLNLTVTDIEGYLNKHQITLKGRDVPRPSMEFEDGGLPVYIMEELKRQGFSKPTAIQAQGMPIALSGRDMVGIAQTGSGKTLAYVVPSLVHIQHQASIRRGDGPIALILAPTRELAQQIQQVATDFGSRVSANNTCVFGGAPKGPQIRDLERGAEIVIATPGRLIDFLERGITNLRRCTYLVLDEADRMLDMGFEPQIRKIMGQIRPDRQVLMWSATWPKEVRNLAEEFLADYIQINIGSLNLSANHNILQIVDVCEDYEKDQKLMKLLTEISAEPDTKTIIFVETKRRVDDITRIVNRNGWRAVAIHGDKSQQERDYVLSTFRNGRQGILVATDVAARGLDVEDVKFVINYDYPSNSEDYVHRIGRTGRSNNTGTAYTLFTNSNANKANDLINVLREANQVINPRLVELAKPNMGKGRQRYNNHRFGGQQNRPPRDGPYGGGPRHDGGGAGRFGQRDGGAPKYGGGIGGGRNEGADKYGPPRDNRLSMYGVGAGLPPQTLGGLAASTALAKPPGVGGGVGQRQSRFSAPPQSASAAVAAAAAAVFASSYHQQSKYAAAGGGAPSVGGAGLAGAHPAAGAAAYGSSASSYKAQQQSGSETAHMYGSSSGGYSARPQPAASALPSAAAAAVAAAAYQYAANGATPAFAYPPPQVVLN